Proteins encoded within one genomic window of Ctenopharyngodon idella isolate HZGC_01 chromosome 6, HZGC01, whole genome shotgun sequence:
- the gpr84 gene encoding G-protein coupled receptor 84, with the protein MDATAVARMWNETDPLRNDTFSCASPSVEGYRYFGVLLGSAVTIVGTIGNILTVLAFATDVNLRTRFNVLIVNLAFADLLYCTMLQPVSVDSYLHLHWRGGATWCQMFGFLLFLSNSVSIITLCLIAMSRYLVVAHRTSRCARLLLSHRGVAVLLISSWVLGVASFGPLWPVYVFAPQVCTCSFHRTKGRPYTTVLLFMYFFLGLGCVGLFYFLIYRKVSVAAKAFLKYRPSRRSSKRKQAEAEGTTDDSGISATASTTQSCEISSDGAGAEQHKNRAQEGHTTTQESKNSIQSASNEVKTSSKPARVVIQTTPAANSGEDSEFKRVTRMCFTVFLCFVGCFAPFLLLNVADKANRAPQVVHMFCANLTWLNSCINPLLYAAMNRQFNQAYKDLLSKAVHPLTWIWRTRRFTIKR; encoded by the exons ATGGACGCCACAGCGGTTGCAAG gATGTGGAACGAGACGGATCCTCTGAGAAATGATACCTTTTCTTGTGCGTCCCCTTCTGTGGAGGGCTACCGTTATTTTGGCGTCCTCTTGGGATCGGCTGTGACCATAGTAGGAACCATAGGGAATATTCTGACGGTGCTCGCCTTTGCTACTGATGTCAACCTGAGGACGCGTTTCAACGTTCTGATAGTAAATCTTGCCTTCGCTGACCTCCTATACTGCACCATGCTCCAACCTGTCAGTGTTGACTCGTATCTGCACCTGCACTGGAGGGGCGGAGCCACATGGTGCCAGATGTTTGGATTCCTACTGTTCCTGTCCAACAGCGTGTCTATTATTACATTATGCCTCATCGCTATGAGCCGTTACCTGGTTGTTGCGCATCGCACCTCTCGCTGTGCCCGTCTGCTCCTATCCCACCGTGGAGTGGCGGTGCTCCTCATCTCCTCCTGGGTACTAGGTGTGGCCAGTTTCGGCCCACTTTGGCCTGTCTACGTGTTCGCCCCGCAAGTGTGCACCTGCAGTTTTCACCGCACTAAGGGCCGGCCTTACACCACTGTGCTTCTTTTCATGTACTTCTTCCTGGGCTTGGGTTGCGTGGGTCTTTTTTACTTTCTGATTTACCGTAAGGTGAGCGTAGCCGCCAAAGCATTCCTGAAGTACAGGCCCAGTCGTCGCTCATCAAAACGCAAGCAGGCTGAAGCCGAAGGGACGACGGATGACAGCGGGATCAGCGCCACAGCCTCAACAACTCAAAGCTGTGAGATCAGCAGTGATGGGGCGGGAGCAGAGCAGCATAAAAACAGAGCGCAAGAAGGCCACACAACCACACAAGAGTCAAAAAACTCCATTCAAAGTGCCTCCAATGAGGTAAAAACATCTTCTAAACCAGCCCGGGTAGTAATCCAGACCACTCCAGCTGCCAACTCAGGAGAGGACAGTGAATTTAAACGCGTGACTCGGATGTGTTTCACagtctttttgtgttttgttggctGCTTTGCACCATTTCTGCTGCTAAATGTTGCCGATAAGGCAAATCGCGCACCACAGGTCGTTCATATGTTTTGTGCAAACCTCACTTGGTTAAATAGTTGCATTAACCCTTTGTTGTATGCCGCCATGAACCGGCAGTTTAACCAGGCCTACAAAGACCTACTAAGCAAAGCTGTACATCCACTAACCTGGATATGGAGAACCCGCCGTTTCACAATAAAGCGATAA
- the LOC127513820 gene encoding trypsin-like, with product MWRSTCITLTLLMCVKGSLSQLNVCGQAPLNTRIVGGVNAPDGSWPWQVSLHSSTYGGHFCGGSLINSEWVLTAAHCLPDVSTSSLRVYLGRRTQQGTNANEVMRTVRTKIVHPSYNSNTNDNDIALLRLSSTVTFNNYIRPVCLAAQNSVFSAGTSSWITGWGDVRSGVSLPAPGTLQETMVPVVANNQCNNLLGSGSVTSNMICAGLTQGGKDTCQGDSGGPMVSQQCTVWVQAGITSWGYGCADPNSPGVYTRVSRYQSWITNNIRQNLPGFVTFNPPNSCSSASLTSTSCRGRCNEKYNISNRCNCNTNCTTKCCSDYQKRCAV from the exons ATGTGGAGATCAACTTGCATTACTTTGACCTTGCTCATGTGTGTTAAAG GTTCACTTTCTCAGCTGAATG TTTGTGGACAAGCCCCTCTAAACACCCGTATTGTGGGTGGTGTGAATGCGCCTGATGGGTCATGGCCGTGGCAGGTCAGTCTGCACAGCTCTACCTATGGAGGTCATTTTTGCGGAGGCTCCCTCATCAACAGTGAATGGGTGCTGACGGCAGCTCACTGTTTACCTGA TGTCAGCACATCCAGTCTGCGTGTGTACTTGGGAAGGAGGACACAGCAGGGAACCAATGCCAATGAAGTCATGAGAACTGTGAGAACGAAAATCGTTCACCCCTCCTACAACAGCAACACAAATGACAATGACATCGCTCTGCTGCGTCTGTCCTCCACCGTTACCTTCAATAACTACATTAGACCCGTGTGTCTGGCGGCCCAGAACAGCGTCTTCAGTGCTGGCACCAGCAGCTGGATCACAGGCTGGGGAGATGTTCGGTCTGGAG TGAGCCTACCTGCTCCTGGGACTCTGCAGGAGACTATGGTTCCAGTGGTGGCTAATAATCAATGTAATAATCTGCTGGGTTCTGGATCTGTTACCAGCAACATGATCTGTGCTGGTTTAACGCAGGGAGGCAAGGACACCTGCCAG GGTGACTCTGGTGGTCCAATGGTGAGTCAGCAGTGTACAGTGTGGGTTCAGGCTGGGATCACCAGCTGGGGGTATGGCTGTGCCGATCCCAACTCTCCTGGGGTATACACCCGTGTGTCTCGGTATCAGTCTTGGATCACTAACAACATCAGACAGAACCTGCCGGGATTTGTCACCTTCAACCCCCCAAACTCCTGCTCCTCTGCCAGTCTAA CCTCAACCTCCTGTAGAGGGAGATGCAATGAGAagtacaacatttcaaatcgcTGCAACTGCAATACTAACTGCACGACAAAATGCTGCAGTGATTACCAAAAGCGTTGTGCTG TGTGA